A single region of the Nocardioides sp. W7 genome encodes:
- a CDS encoding adenosine deaminase encodes MRDLLALPKAHLHLHFTGSMRHETLLELAERDGISLPDQLVSEWPPTLSAADEKGWFRFQRLYDVARSVLRTEGDVRRLVREAAEDDVRDGGRWLEIQVDPSGYGARFGGITAFTDLVLDAVREASAATGLGMAVVIAANRTRHPLDARTLARLAAQYAGRGVVGFGLSNDERRGSTVDFAGAFAIAERAGLALVPHGGELRGPEHVAACLDALHADRLGHGIRSTEDPALLDRIVSAGVALEVCPVSNVALGVYSDLTSVPLPTLLAAGATVALGADDPLLFGSRLAGQYATMRAAHDLSDTTLAELARMSVRASRAPEDVRAGVLREIDAWIADDQGTMAP; translated from the coding sequence TTGAGGGACCTGCTCGCACTCCCCAAGGCGCACCTGCACCTGCACTTCACCGGGTCGATGCGCCACGAGACCCTGCTCGAGCTCGCCGAGCGGGACGGCATCTCGCTGCCCGACCAGCTCGTCTCCGAGTGGCCGCCGACGCTGTCCGCGGCCGACGAGAAGGGCTGGTTCCGGTTCCAGCGGCTCTACGACGTCGCCCGCTCGGTGCTGCGCACCGAGGGCGACGTACGCCGGCTGGTGCGCGAGGCCGCCGAGGACGACGTGCGCGACGGCGGCCGGTGGCTGGAGATCCAGGTCGACCCGAGCGGGTACGGCGCCCGCTTCGGCGGGATCACCGCCTTCACCGACCTGGTCCTCGACGCGGTCCGGGAGGCGTCCGCCGCGACCGGCCTCGGCATGGCGGTCGTGATCGCCGCCAACCGCACCCGGCACCCGCTCGACGCCCGCACCCTGGCCCGACTGGCCGCCCAGTACGCCGGCCGCGGCGTGGTGGGCTTCGGACTCTCCAACGACGAGCGGCGCGGCAGCACCGTCGACTTCGCGGGCGCGTTCGCGATCGCGGAGCGGGCCGGTCTGGCGCTCGTGCCGCACGGCGGTGAGCTCCGCGGCCCCGAGCACGTCGCCGCCTGCCTCGACGCCCTGCACGCCGACCGGCTCGGCCACGGGATCCGCTCCACCGAGGATCCGGCCCTGCTGGACCGGATCGTGAGCGCCGGTGTCGCGCTCGAGGTCTGCCCGGTCTCCAACGTCGCGCTCGGCGTCTACTCCGACCTGACCTCGGTCCCGCTGCCGACGCTGCTCGCCGCCGGGGCCACGGTCGCCCTGGGCGCCGACGACCCGCTGCTGTTCGGCTCCCGGCTCGCGGGCCAGTACGCCACGATGCGGGCCGCCCACGACCTGTCCGACACCACCCTCGCCGAGCTGGCCCGGATGTCCGTGCGCGCCTCCCGGGCCCCCGAGGACGTCCGCGCCGGCGTGCTCCGCGAGATCGACGCGTGGATCGCCGACGACCAG
- a CDS encoding pyridoxal phosphate-dependent aminotransferase: MTSSASGSPRDRRVSQRIGAIAESATLKVDAKAKALKAEGRPVVGFGAGEPDFPTPDYIVEAAVEASRDPKNHRYTPAGGLPELKKAIVEKTARDSGLVVEPAQVLVTNGGKQAIYEAFAAMLDPGDEVIVPAPYWTTYPESIQLAGGVPVEVLADETQDYKVTPEQLEAARTDKTKVLLFVSPSNPTGAVYTADEIRAIGAWVEEHQLWVLTDEIYEHLVYDNIETGSLPVLCPELADHCVIVNGVAKTYAMTGWRVGWVIGPKDIVKAATNLQSHATSNVANVSQRAAIAALEGDLSAVDQMKVAFDRRRGIIVSMLNEIDGVVCPTPGGAFYAYPSVKGLLGKEYAGRTITTSAELAEYILDEAEVAIVPGEAFGSPGYLRLSYALGDDDIIEGITRLQKLFA, translated from the coding sequence ATGACCTCTTCTGCATCGGGCAGCCCTCGTGACCGTCGCGTCTCCCAGCGGATCGGCGCCATCGCCGAGTCCGCGACGCTGAAGGTGGATGCGAAGGCGAAGGCGCTGAAGGCCGAAGGCCGCCCGGTGGTCGGCTTCGGCGCGGGCGAGCCCGACTTCCCGACGCCGGACTACATCGTCGAGGCGGCCGTCGAGGCCAGCCGTGACCCCAAGAACCACCGCTACACCCCGGCCGGCGGGCTGCCCGAGCTGAAGAAGGCGATCGTCGAGAAGACCGCCCGCGACAGCGGCCTGGTCGTCGAGCCCGCGCAGGTGCTGGTCACCAACGGCGGCAAGCAGGCCATCTACGAGGCGTTCGCCGCGATGCTCGACCCGGGCGACGAGGTGATCGTGCCCGCGCCGTACTGGACCACCTACCCGGAGTCGATCCAGCTCGCCGGCGGCGTGCCGGTCGAGGTGCTCGCCGACGAGACCCAGGACTACAAGGTCACGCCTGAGCAGCTCGAGGCCGCCCGCACCGACAAGACCAAGGTGCTGCTGTTCGTCTCGCCGTCCAACCCGACCGGCGCCGTCTACACCGCCGACGAGATCCGGGCGATCGGCGCGTGGGTCGAGGAGCACCAGCTGTGGGTGCTCACCGACGAGATCTACGAGCACCTCGTCTACGACAACATCGAGACCGGCTCGCTGCCGGTGCTCTGCCCCGAGCTCGCCGACCACTGCGTGATCGTCAACGGCGTCGCCAAGACCTACGCCATGACCGGCTGGCGGGTCGGCTGGGTGATCGGGCCGAAGGACATCGTCAAGGCGGCCACCAACCTGCAGTCGCACGCGACCTCCAACGTCGCCAACGTCTCCCAGCGCGCCGCGATCGCCGCCCTCGAGGGCGACCTGTCGGCCGTCGACCAGATGAAGGTCGCCTTCGACCGTCGCCGCGGCATCATCGTCTCGATGCTCAACGAGATCGACGGCGTGGTGTGCCCGACGCCGGGCGGCGCGTTCTACGCCTACCCGTCCGTGAAGGGCCTGCTCGGCAAGGAGTACGCCGGTCGCACGATCACCACCTCCGCCGAGCTCGCCGAGTACATCCTCGACGAGGCCGAGGTCGCGATCGTGCCCGGCGAGGCCTTCGGGTCGCCGGGCTACCTGCGGCTGTCGTACGCCCTCGGGGACGACGACATCATCGAGGGGATCACCCGCCTCCAGAAGCTCTTCGCCTGA
- a CDS encoding ABC transporter permease subunit produces MPSDLLGDTRLFDLTDLLWEETFATLYIVGLTLLIGGLLGLVLGLVLSTTRPGGLLAHRPASVGLNLLVNFFRPIPFVIFIGAVQPLARAVVGTGIGEKAIIFAMTLAATFGISRIVEQNLVGVDPGVIEAARSMGAGRLRIVLTVLIPEALGPLILGYTFVLVAIIDMSAIAGAIGAGGLGAFALQYGWRQFDTVVTWTTVLIIVALVQIAQFGGNRLARKVMRR; encoded by the coding sequence ATGCCCTCCGACCTGCTGGGTGACACCCGGCTCTTCGACCTCACCGACCTGCTGTGGGAGGAGACCTTCGCGACGCTCTACATCGTCGGGCTGACCCTCCTGATCGGCGGCCTCCTCGGTCTCGTGCTGGGGCTCGTGCTCTCCACGACCCGCCCCGGCGGGCTGCTCGCCCACCGGCCGGCCTCCGTGGGGCTCAACCTGCTCGTGAACTTCTTCCGGCCGATCCCGTTCGTGATCTTCATCGGCGCGGTCCAGCCCCTCGCGCGGGCGGTGGTCGGCACCGGCATCGGCGAGAAGGCGATCATCTTCGCGATGACCCTGGCCGCTACGTTCGGCATCAGCCGGATCGTCGAGCAGAACCTGGTCGGCGTCGACCCCGGCGTGATCGAGGCGGCCCGCTCGATGGGTGCGGGGCGGCTCCGGATCGTCCTCACCGTGCTCATCCCCGAGGCCCTCGGTCCGCTGATCCTCGGCTACACGTTCGTGCTCGTGGCGATCATCGACATGTCCGCGATCGCGGGCGCGATCGGCGCCGGCGGGCTCGGCGCGTTCGCCCTGCAGTACGGCTGGCGCCAGTTCGACACGGTCGTCACCTGGACCACCGTCCTGATCATCGTCGCGCTCGTCCAGATCGCCCAGTTCGGCGGCAACCGCCTGGCGCGGAAGGTCATGCGCCGCTGA
- a CDS encoding methionine ABC transporter ATP-binding protein: protein MALLEIRDVRKEFPARSRDGSPIVAVDGVDLDVEAGEIFGIVGYSGAGKSTLVRLVNALEPATSGSIRVDGTEIVGIGERRLQEVRRGIGMIFQQFNLMSSRTVYGNLAFPLQVAGVPKSEHRARISELLHFVGLADQALAYPEQLSGGQKQRVGIARALATSPRLLLADEATSALDPETTQEVLALLKQVNTELGITIVLITHEMEVIKTIADKVAVMEHGKVIEQGPVFDLFSRPQHPATRRFVSTLVDDEPSARALDVLRERHDGRFVTLAFRDPAVRQSQVFAELISRDVAFELVYGGIEDIQGQTFGNLTLSLTGDPAQIDAALAVVRERVDVREVA, encoded by the coding sequence ATGGCCCTGCTCGAGATCCGAGACGTCCGCAAAGAGTTCCCCGCCCGCTCCCGCGACGGCAGTCCGATCGTCGCGGTGGACGGCGTCGACCTCGACGTCGAGGCCGGCGAGATCTTCGGGATCGTCGGCTACTCCGGCGCCGGGAAGTCCACCCTGGTCCGCCTGGTGAACGCACTCGAGCCGGCGACCTCGGGCTCGATCAGGGTCGACGGCACCGAGATCGTCGGCATCGGCGAGCGCCGGCTGCAGGAGGTACGCCGGGGCATCGGGATGATCTTCCAGCAGTTCAACCTGATGAGCTCCCGCACGGTCTACGGCAACCTCGCGTTCCCGCTCCAGGTCGCCGGCGTGCCGAAGTCGGAGCACCGGGCGCGGATCTCGGAGCTCCTGCACTTCGTCGGCCTGGCCGACCAGGCGCTCGCCTACCCCGAGCAGCTCTCCGGGGGCCAGAAGCAGCGGGTCGGGATCGCCCGCGCCCTGGCCACCTCGCCCCGGCTGCTGCTCGCCGACGAGGCCACCAGTGCGCTCGACCCGGAGACCACCCAGGAGGTGCTGGCCCTGCTCAAGCAGGTCAACACCGAGCTCGGCATCACCATCGTCCTGATCACCCACGAGATGGAGGTGATCAAGACCATCGCCGACAAGGTCGCGGTGATGGAGCACGGCAAGGTGATCGAGCAGGGCCCGGTCTTCGACCTGTTCTCCCGTCCGCAGCACCCGGCGACCCGCCGCTTCGTCTCCACCCTCGTCGACGACGAGCCGTCGGCCCGGGCCCTCGACGTGCTGCGGGAGCGCCACGACGGGCGCTTCGTCACCCTCGCCTTCCGCGACCCCGCGGTGCGCCAGTCCCAGGTCTTCGCCGAGCTGATCTCGCGCGACGTGGCGTTCGAGCTCGTCTACGGCGGCATCGAGGACATCCAGGGCCAGACCTTCGGCAACCTGACGCTCTCACTCACCGGCGACCCGGCGCAGATCGATGCGGCGCTGGCCGTCGTACGCGAGCGGGTCGACGTGCGAGAGGTGGCCTGA
- a CDS encoding MetQ/NlpA family ABC transporter substrate-binding protein produces MSDQLVDAPKSRTGLYAVLAVVVLALIAAVAFFALRGDDGKDTVKIGVVGASDPYWETYQQAAADEGIDVEIIDFADYPQPNPALTEGDLDLNQFQHIVYLAGYNVDSGEDLVPIGSTAIYPLGLYSTQHDSVEDIPDGSTVAVPDDESNLARGLLILQSAGLIELEDGGSIYSTLDDVDEAASRVKVTALKADLTPTSLPDVAAAVINNDFVEDAGLKFSDAIAQDDPEDANALPYVNIFAARAEDKDDETLQKLVKIFQDTQEVQDGVQEVSGDTAELVRVPVADLEKSLAQVEEDTRAQR; encoded by the coding sequence ATGTCCGACCAGCTCGTTGACGCCCCCAAGTCCCGCACCGGCCTGTACGCCGTCCTGGCGGTCGTCGTACTCGCCCTGATCGCCGCCGTCGCGTTCTTCGCCCTGCGCGGCGACGACGGGAAGGACACCGTCAAGATCGGCGTCGTCGGCGCCAGCGATCCCTACTGGGAGACCTACCAGCAGGCCGCCGCCGACGAGGGCATCGACGTCGAGATCATCGACTTCGCCGACTACCCGCAGCCCAACCCGGCGCTCACCGAGGGTGACCTCGACCTCAACCAGTTCCAGCACATCGTCTACCTGGCCGGCTACAACGTCGACTCGGGCGAGGACCTGGTGCCGATCGGCTCGACCGCGATCTACCCCCTCGGCCTGTACTCGACCCAGCACGACTCCGTCGAGGACATCCCGGACGGCTCGACCGTCGCCGTACCGGACGACGAGAGCAACCTGGCCCGCGGTCTGCTCATCCTGCAGTCGGCCGGCCTGATCGAGCTCGAGGACGGCGGCTCCATCTACTCCACGCTCGACGACGTCGACGAGGCGGCCTCCCGGGTGAAGGTCACGGCACTCAAGGCCGACCTGACCCCGACCTCGCTGCCGGACGTGGCGGCCGCGGTCATCAACAACGACTTCGTCGAGGACGCCGGCCTGAAGTTCTCCGACGCGATCGCCCAGGACGACCCCGAGGACGCGAACGCGCTGCCGTACGTCAACATCTTCGCGGCCCGCGCCGAGGACAAGGACGACGAGACCCTCCAGAAGCTCGTCAAGATCTTCCAGGACACCCAGGAGGTGCAGGACGGCGTGCAGGAGGTCTCCGGCGACACCGCCGAGCTCGTGCGGGTCCCGGTCGCCGACCTCGAGAAGTCGCTGGCCCAGGTCGAGGAGGACACCCGCGCCCAGCGGTGA
- the secE gene encoding preprotein translocase subunit SecE, whose amino-acid sequence MSDSKAVRGPRDEKADKRTSLPTFYRQVVAELRKVVYPTQEQLVTYFFVVMVFVIVMIALVSALDLAFGKLVFEIFTGPDQT is encoded by the coding sequence GTGTCGGACAGCAAGGCGGTACGCGGCCCGCGCGACGAGAAGGCCGACAAGCGCACGAGTCTTCCCACGTTCTACCGACAGGTCGTCGCGGAGCTCCGCAAGGTCGTGTATCCGACCCAGGAACAGCTGGTCACGTACTTCTTCGTGGTCATGGTGTTCGTGATCGTGATGATCGCCCTGGTCTCGGCGCTCGACCTGGCCTTCGGCAAGCTCGTGTTCGAGATCTTCACGGGGCCCGACCAGACGTGA
- the nusG gene encoding transcription termination/antitermination protein NusG → MGLDDTDAEGATSQDLSAAEGDEEPEAADADEAEAADEDPLEAFRRELWAKPGDWFVVHTYSGMENRVKSNLENRIISLNMEDYIHEIVVPTEEVAEIKNGQRKMVKRTVLPGYVLVRMDLTDESWSAVRHTPSVTGFVGHSHQPVPLSMSEVESMLAPAVVAQAEAEAAAAASAAGAPAPAGTTAKRPVEVADFDVSDSVMVVDGPFATLHATITEINAESQRVKALVEIFGRETPVELSFSQIQRV, encoded by the coding sequence ATGGGTCTCGACGACACCGACGCCGAGGGTGCGACCAGCCAGGACCTCAGTGCGGCCGAGGGCGACGAGGAGCCGGAGGCTGCTGACGCCGACGAGGCCGAGGCCGCCGACGAGGACCCGCTCGAGGCGTTCCGCCGGGAGCTGTGGGCGAAGCCGGGCGACTGGTTCGTCGTGCACACCTACTCCGGCATGGAGAACCGGGTGAAGTCGAACCTGGAGAACCGCATCATCTCCCTCAACATGGAGGACTACATCCACGAGATCGTGGTCCCCACCGAGGAGGTCGCGGAGATCAAGAACGGGCAGCGCAAGATGGTCAAGCGCACCGTCCTCCCCGGCTACGTCCTGGTCCGCATGGACCTCACCGACGAGTCCTGGTCGGCCGTGCGGCACACGCCGTCGGTCACCGGCTTCGTCGGCCACAGCCACCAGCCGGTCCCGCTGAGCATGAGCGAGGTCGAGAGCATGCTCGCCCCCGCCGTGGTCGCGCAGGCCGAGGCCGAGGCCGCCGCCGCAGCGTCCGCCGCCGGTGCCCCCGCTCCGGCCGGCACCACCGCCAAGCGCCCGGTCGAGGTCGCCGACTTCGACGTCTCCGACTCGGTCATGGTCGTCGACGGCCCGTTCGCGACGCTGCACGCGACGATCACCGAGATCAACGCCGAGTCCCAGCGGGTCAAGGCACTCGTCGAGATCTTCGGCCGGGAGACCCCGGTCGAGCTGTCGTTCAGCCAGATCCAGCGCGTGTGA
- the rplK gene encoding 50S ribosomal protein L11 has protein sequence MPPKKKIAALVKVQLQAGAATPAPPVGTALGPHGVNIMEFCKAYNAQTEAMRGNVIPVEITIYEDRSFTFITKTPPAAELIKKAAGLQKGSGVPHKEKVGKLTKDQIREIAQTKLPDLNANDIDAAMKIVEGTARSMGVTTN, from the coding sequence ATGCCTCCGAAGAAGAAGATCGCTGCCCTGGTCAAGGTGCAGCTGCAGGCCGGTGCCGCGACGCCGGCCCCGCCGGTCGGTACCGCTCTCGGTCCGCACGGCGTGAACATCATGGAGTTCTGCAAGGCGTACAACGCCCAGACCGAGGCCATGCGCGGCAACGTGATCCCCGTCGAGATCACCATCTACGAGGACCGGTCCTTCACCTTCATCACGAAGACCCCTCCGGCCGCCGAGCTGATCAAGAAGGCCGCCGGCCTGCAGAAGGGCTCGGGCGTCCCGCACAAGGAGAAGGTCGGCAAGCTGACCAAGGACCAGATCCGCGAGATCGCGCAGACCAAGCTGCCCGACCTCAACGCCAACGACATCGACGCCGCGATGAAGATCGTCGAGGGCACCGCTCGCTCCATGGGCGTCACGACCAACTGA
- the rplA gene encoding 50S ribosomal protein L1 encodes MQRSKTYRAAAEQFDKDELYAPLPAIKIAKDTSKKKFDETVDVVMRLGVDPRKADQMVRGTVNLPHGTGKTARVLVFANGDKAEAAREAGADVVGGDELIEKVAGGWLDFDAVVATPDMMGKVGRLGRVLGPRGLMPNPKTGTVTPDVAKAVSDIKGGKIEFRVDRHSNLHFIIGKASFSEVQLAENYAAALEEVLRLKPASSKGRYLKKVTVSTTMGPGVQVDPNRVKNVAVEDETN; translated from the coding sequence ATGCAGCGCAGCAAGACCTACCGCGCGGCGGCAGAGCAGTTCGACAAGGACGAGCTCTACGCGCCCCTCCCGGCGATCAAGATCGCCAAGGACACCAGCAAGAAGAAGTTCGACGAGACCGTGGACGTCGTCATGCGTCTCGGCGTCGACCCCCGCAAGGCCGACCAGATGGTCCGCGGCACCGTCAACCTCCCGCACGGCACCGGCAAGACCGCCCGCGTCCTGGTGTTCGCGAACGGTGACAAGGCCGAGGCCGCCCGCGAGGCCGGCGCCGACGTCGTCGGTGGCGACGAGCTGATCGAGAAGGTGGCCGGCGGCTGGCTCGACTTCGACGCCGTCGTCGCGACCCCCGACATGATGGGCAAGGTCGGTCGCCTGGGCCGCGTGCTCGGTCCCCGCGGCCTGATGCCGAACCCGAAGACCGGCACCGTGACGCCGGACGTGGCCAAGGCCGTGTCCGACATCAAGGGCGGCAAGATCGAGTTCCGCGTCGACCGTCACTCGAACCTGCACTTCATCATCGGCAAGGCCTCCTTCTCCGAGGTCCAGCTCGCGGAGAACTACGCCGCGGCGCTCGAGGAGGTGCTGCGGCTCAAGCCCGCCAGCTCCAAGGGCCGCTACCTGAAGAAGGTCACCGTCTCCACGACCATGGGCCCCGGCGTCCAGGTCGACCCCAACCGCGTCAAGAACGTCGCGGTCGAGGACGAGACGAACTGA
- a CDS encoding D-2-hydroxyacid dehydrogenase family protein, translating to MAPTLRCVILDDYQGVALSYADWSALPVDVEVVREHLDPDGTAAALAGAAVVVLMRERTPLTRDLLDRLPDLRLVVTTGMRNASIDLDACRERGIPVCGTASSKTSTAELTWALVLGLLRQVGPESRSLAAGGWQTTVGADLAGRTLGLLGLGAIGSRVARVAAAFDMDVVAWSPHLTGQRAADGGARLVDRDGLFAAADVLSIHLVLAATTREIVGERELALLRPSSYLVNTSRAGLVDTAALLRHLDAGRLAGAAVDVFDTEPLPAAHPLRDHPRVLATPHLGYVTEDNYRRFFGEAAEDVAAWLAGAPMRLLT from the coding sequence ATGGCCCCGACCCTGCGCTGCGTGATCCTCGACGACTACCAGGGCGTCGCGCTGTCGTACGCCGACTGGTCCGCGCTGCCGGTCGACGTCGAGGTGGTGCGCGAGCACCTCGACCCCGACGGCACCGCGGCCGCCCTCGCGGGTGCCGCCGTGGTGGTGCTGATGCGCGAGCGGACCCCGCTCACCCGGGACCTGCTCGACCGGCTGCCGGACCTGCGGCTGGTCGTCACGACCGGGATGCGCAACGCTTCGATCGACCTCGACGCCTGCCGGGAGCGCGGGATTCCGGTCTGCGGCACCGCCTCGTCGAAGACCTCGACGGCCGAGCTGACCTGGGCGCTGGTGCTCGGCCTGCTCCGGCAGGTCGGACCCGAGAGTCGGTCCCTGGCGGCGGGCGGCTGGCAGACCACTGTCGGCGCCGACCTGGCCGGCCGGACGCTCGGCCTGCTCGGGCTCGGCGCGATCGGCTCGCGGGTGGCCCGGGTGGCGGCGGCGTTCGACATGGACGTGGTGGCCTGGAGCCCGCACCTGACCGGGCAGCGGGCGGCCGACGGGGGAGCACGGCTCGTCGACCGGGACGGGCTGTTCGCGGCTGCCGACGTGCTCTCGATCCACCTGGTGCTGGCCGCGACGACCCGCGAGATCGTGGGTGAGCGCGAGCTCGCCCTGCTGCGGCCCTCGTCGTACCTCGTGAACACCTCGCGGGCTGGCCTGGTCGACACCGCCGCCCTGCTCCGCCACCTCGACGCGGGCCGGCTCGCCGGGGCCGCCGTCGACGTCTTCGACACCGAGCCGCTGCCAGCGGCCCACCCGCTCCGCGACCACCCGCGGGTGCTGGCCACGCCGCACCTGGGCTACGTCACCGAGGACAACTACCGCCGGTTCTTCGGCGAGGCGGCCGAGGACGTCGCCGCCTGGCTCGCCGGTGCGCCGATGCGGCTGCTGACCTGA
- the rplJ gene encoding 50S ribosomal protein L10 encodes MARADRNAAVAEIVESFNDAAGAVLTEYRGLTVKELQDLRRSLGENANYAVVKNTLAKIAANQVGISGFDDLLTGPTAIAFIQGDVVEAAKGLRDFAKANPTLVIKGGVLDGNILDAAEIAKLADLESREVLLGKLAGAMLASLSQAVYLLNAPLAQAARLAGALQAKAQEDPTILAGGAGTPAAAEEAPVEEAAEAAPEPEAPADEAPADAAASDEGDSAEA; translated from the coding sequence ATGGCGCGGGCAGACAGGAACGCCGCCGTCGCGGAGATCGTTGAGTCCTTCAACGACGCCGCGGGTGCCGTGCTGACCGAGTACCGCGGTCTCACCGTCAAGGAGCTGCAGGACCTTCGCCGCTCCCTGGGTGAGAACGCCAACTACGCCGTGGTCAAGAACACGCTGGCCAAGATCGCCGCCAACCAGGTGGGCATCTCGGGCTTCGACGACCTGCTGACCGGCCCGACCGCGATCGCCTTCATTCAGGGCGACGTCGTCGAGGCGGCCAAGGGTCTGCGTGACTTTGCCAAGGCCAACCCCACCCTTGTCATCAAGGGTGGAGTCCTGGACGGCAACATCCTCGACGCTGCCGAGATCGCCAAACTGGCCGATCTCGAGTCGCGCGAGGTGCTCCTGGGCAAGCTCGCGGGCGCCATGCTCGCTTCGCTCAGCCAGGCCGTCTACCTCCTCAACGCCCCGCTCGCACAGGCTGCCCGGCTCGCCGGCGCCCTGCAGGCGAAGGCGCAGGAGGACCCCACGATCCTCGCAGGTGGTGCCGGTACGCCGGCCGCCGCCGAGGAGGCACCGGTCGAGGAGGCTGCCGAGGCAGCCCCCGAGCCCGAGGCCCCCGCTGACGAGGCGCCCGCCGACGCGGCCGCCTCCGACGAGGGCGACTCCGCCGAGGCCTGA
- the rplL gene encoding 50S ribosomal protein L7/L12 — protein sequence MAKLSTDELLDAFKEMTLIELSEFVKQFEETFGVTAAAPVAVAAAPAAGGGAGAEEAAAQDEFDVILEAAGEKKINVIKEVRALTSLGLKEAKDLVESAPKAILEKADKASAEKAKEALEGAGATVTLK from the coding sequence ATGGCGAAGCTCAGCACCGACGAGCTCCTTGACGCTTTCAAGGAGATGACCCTGATCGAGCTCTCCGAGTTCGTGAAGCAGTTCGAGGAGACCTTCGGCGTCACCGCCGCCGCCCCGGTCGCCGTGGCCGCTGCCCCCGCCGCCGGCGGTGGCGCGGGCGCCGAGGAGGCCGCTGCCCAGGACGAGTTCGACGTCATCCTGGAGGCCGCTGGCGAGAAGAAGATCAACGTGATCAAGGAGGTGCGCGCGCTCACGTCCCTCGGCCTGAAGGAGGCCAAGGACCTCGTCGAGTCCGCACCGAAGGCGATCCTCGAGAAGGCCGACAAGGCCTCCGCCGAGAAGGCCAAGGAGGCGCTCGAGGGCGCCGGGGCCACCGTCACCCTCAAGTGA
- a CDS encoding ABC transporter ATP-binding protein → MGVEIKVDDLSKSFGKQLIWGDVTLTVPAGEICVMLGPSGTGKSVFLKTLIGLLKPDKGSIIIEGTDIASCSEKELYEIRKLFGVLFQDGAMFGSMNLYDNVAFPLREHTKKSESEVRDIVMEKMDLVGLIGAEDKLPGEISGGMRKRAGLARALVLDPEIVLFDEPDSGLDPVRTAFLNQLIVDLNAQIDATFLIVTHDINTARTVPDNIGLLYHRHLAMFGPREMLLSSEEPVVRQFLNAQKVGPIGMSEEKDADELAAEQGQELPPLPPIPMQLEPSNGIARRSQREPGSWCRENGITPPPGSFDANMSMVTGG, encoded by the coding sequence ATGGGCGTGGAGATCAAGGTCGACGACCTCAGCAAGTCGTTCGGCAAGCAGCTCATCTGGGGTGACGTCACGCTGACCGTCCCGGCGGGGGAGATCTGCGTGATGCTCGGCCCCTCCGGCACCGGCAAGTCGGTGTTCCTGAAGACCCTGATCGGTCTGCTGAAGCCCGACAAGGGCTCGATCATCATCGAGGGCACCGACATCGCGAGCTGCTCGGAGAAGGAGCTCTACGAGATCCGCAAGCTGTTCGGCGTGCTGTTCCAGGACGGCGCCATGTTCGGCTCGATGAACCTCTACGACAACGTCGCGTTCCCGCTGCGCGAGCACACCAAGAAGTCCGAGTCCGAGGTCCGCGACATCGTCATGGAGAAGATGGACCTGGTCGGTCTGATCGGCGCCGAGGACAAGCTCCCCGGTGAGATCTCCGGTGGCATGCGCAAGCGCGCCGGACTGGCTCGGGCCCTGGTCCTCGACCCCGAGATCGTGCTCTTCGACGAGCCCGACTCCGGCCTCGACCCGGTCCGCACGGCCTTCCTCAACCAGCTGATCGTCGACCTCAACGCTCAGATCGACGCGACGTTCCTGATCGTCACCCACGACATCAACACCGCGCGCACCGTCCCCGACAACATCGGCCTGCTCTACCACCGCCACCTCGCCATGTTCGGCCCGCGCGAGATGCTGCTGAGCTCCGAGGAGCCGGTCGTGCGTCAGTTCCTGAACGCGCAGAAGGTCGGCCCGATCGGCATGTCGGAGGAGAAGGACGCCGACGAGCTCGCCGCCGAGCAGGGCCAGGAGCTCCCGCCGCTCCCGCCGATCCCGATGCAGCTGGAGCCCTCCAACGGCATCGCCCGGCGCTCGCAGCGTGAGCCCGGCTCCTGGTGCCGCGAGAACGGCATCACCCCGCCGCCCGGGTCGTTCGACGCGAACATGTCCATGGTGACGGGCGGCTGA